The following coding sequences are from one Selenomonas sputigena ATCC 35185 window:
- a CDS encoding sugar phosphate isomerase/epimerase family protein → MLELVNISNAGCDIENLLQNKTEALHEFIQRYGLDGIEFMLCAPWDRAMYPPTYIKGVHLLFWPSWLDFWRGDKAALLAEFGTEENIRAYYGSLDVDDWVESWKENLRQAATCRPQYLVFHVAHNVTSEMYTREFAHTDEEVIEGTIELVNEIADEIPQGVRLLFENLWWPGLTFQKPQLAGALLERVSHADTGFMLDVGHLMNTNADLTSEEDGARYVKEIYRNLGELGKRIYGVHLHQSLSGSYTKRMMEEHAGEHRSLSWQEAMEYVLQVDRHQPFQTDAARRIVDLICPDYLVHEFIQRSRTDWEEKLQTQQEALRNTIS, encoded by the coding sequence ATGCTGGAACTGGTGAATATATCGAATGCAGGCTGCGATATAGAGAATTTGCTGCAAAATAAAACGGAAGCCCTCCATGAATTCATTCAGCGCTACGGACTCGATGGCATCGAATTCATGCTCTGTGCGCCGTGGGATCGAGCGATGTATCCGCCCACGTATATCAAGGGCGTACATCTCCTTTTCTGGCCGTCGTGGCTGGATTTTTGGCGCGGGGATAAAGCTGCGCTCCTTGCAGAGTTCGGCACGGAGGAAAATATCCGCGCCTACTATGGCTCTCTTGATGTTGATGACTGGGTGGAAAGCTGGAAAGAGAATCTGCGCCAAGCGGCGACTTGTCGGCCGCAGTATCTCGTCTTTCATGTCGCGCACAATGTGACTTCGGAGATGTATACGCGCGAGTTCGCTCATACCGATGAAGAAGTCATCGAAGGGACAATCGAGCTTGTCAACGAGATCGCAGATGAGATACCGCAGGGTGTGCGCCTACTCTTTGAAAATCTCTGGTGGCCGGGATTGACATTTCAAAAGCCGCAGCTTGCAGGTGCGCTTTTGGAGCGCGTTTCCCATGCGGATACGGGCTTCATGCTCGATGTCGGGCATCTGATGAATACGAATGCTGATCTCACGAGCGAAGAAGATGGTGCACGCTATGTGAAGGAGATTTATCGAAATCTTGGCGAACTTGGCAAGCGAATCTACGGCGTGCATCTTCATCAATCGCTTTCGGGAAGCTATACGAAGCGCATGATGGAGGAGCATGCGGGCGAGCATCGCAGCCTGTCTTGGCAGGAAGCCATGGAATACGTCCTGCAGGTCGACCGCCATCAGCCGTTTCAGACGGATGCGGCGCGGCGCATCGTCGATCTTATCTGCCCCGACTATCTTGTGCACGAGTTCATACAGCGCTCGCGTACCGATTGGGAAGAAAAGCTGCAAACACAGCAAGAAGCTTTGCGGAATACGATTTCATAG
- a CDS encoding TonB-dependent receptor plug domain-containing protein codes for MGRTGSRKKLGATVAAALTFAALYPAGGQVFAAEAESTQDAVSEHSLDETVVTATRTPVQELKANANITVITGKDLEKRHYTDLTQALRDVPGVTVNQYAPAGYNNSTKFYINGSEDVVVLIDGVKQNYAGGFAASLTSAMKDLSGIDRIEVLRGSASTLYGSDAKGGVINIITKKAKNAKATVEAAYGSFGKQLYSVAYEGSENGLDWRLKYQKDKSNDFKDGHGNEVPSGLDADSVNIHLGKDLSKASYLVLNLRSYKDGDRYQALYEKQQGLKQNRGRYDHFDVDLIWNAKIDDTSKNQMVLSRSRYNYNLFYHNMWTPLGSSYEMDVYSWKLSDQYDKRFGDHLLTTGVDFTYDDTSIWNGGIVSIDGRSLVNRSVYLQDQWNITPALKLIGGIRYDSNSAFGSHTSPSVSLGYDITPRTHAYVAYTEYFLTPTPNQLYAPTYGNPNLKPESGDTREIGIAHDFGKGLNVAAHYYWRHSKDRIGFHPVTYQNINVGDEDAHGWDLQLAKRFDSHVSARLGYTNTHVGKTEQRKANVDGYLPTHQWNIGVDYKNRRFDASLMARAMIDRPGPVDNAFPETSYWVCDFGMNYKIMETTKVYLKVNNLFDKFYAERSNVNYGGAGQWWTAPGRSFVVGVEHSF; via the coding sequence ATGGGAAGAACAGGGTCGAGGAAGAAACTCGGCGCGACGGTGGCGGCGGCGCTTACGTTCGCTGCTTTGTATCCTGCGGGGGGGCAAGTGTTTGCCGCAGAAGCGGAGTCGACGCAGGATGCCGTATCGGAGCATTCGCTCGACGAGACGGTCGTCACGGCGACGCGCACGCCGGTACAGGAGCTCAAGGCGAATGCAAATATCACGGTCATCACGGGAAAGGATCTCGAAAAGCGCCACTATACGGATCTGACGCAGGCTCTGCGCGATGTCCCGGGCGTTACGGTCAATCAGTATGCGCCGGCAGGGTATAATAACAGCACAAAGTTCTATATCAATGGCTCGGAGGATGTTGTTGTTCTCATTGATGGTGTGAAGCAGAATTATGCAGGTGGCTTTGCGGCGTCACTGACATCAGCGATGAAGGATCTCAGCGGTATTGACCGCATCGAGGTGCTGCGCGGCTCGGCATCGACGCTTTACGGCTCGGATGCTAAGGGCGGCGTCATCAACATCATCACGAAGAAGGCGAAGAACGCGAAAGCGACGGTTGAGGCGGCTTATGGCAGCTTCGGCAAGCAGCTCTACAGTGTTGCTTACGAGGGCAGCGAGAACGGTCTTGATTGGCGGCTCAAGTATCAGAAGGACAAGAGCAACGACTTCAAAGATGGGCATGGCAATGAAGTTCCTTCAGGACTCGACGCTGATTCCGTCAACATACACCTCGGCAAAGATCTCAGCAAGGCTTCGTACCTTGTGCTCAACCTGCGCAGTTACAAGGATGGAGACCGCTATCAAGCGCTGTATGAAAAGCAGCAGGGATTGAAGCAGAATCGAGGACGCTACGATCATTTTGATGTAGACTTGATCTGGAATGCGAAGATTGACGATACCTCGAAGAATCAGATGGTCCTTTCCCGCAGCCGCTATAATTATAATCTCTTTTACCATAACATGTGGACGCCGCTAGGATCGAGCTACGAGATGGACGTCTACAGCTGGAAGCTCAGTGACCAGTATGATAAGCGCTTCGGCGATCATCTCCTGACGACCGGTGTGGATTTCACGTATGACGATACGTCGATTTGGAACGGAGGAATAGTGAGTATTGACGGGAGATCCCTCGTGAATCGTTCCGTCTATCTGCAAGATCAGTGGAACATCACGCCTGCACTCAAGCTCATCGGCGGCATTCGCTACGACAGCAATTCGGCTTTCGGCAGCCATACAAGCCCGAGCGTGAGCCTTGGCTATGATATTACGCCTAGAACTCATGCCTATGTAGCTTATACCGAGTATTTCCTGACCCCGACGCCGAATCAGCTCTATGCGCCGACATATGGCAATCCGAACCTCAAGCCCGAGTCCGGCGATACGCGGGAGATCGGTATTGCGCATGATTTTGGCAAAGGACTGAATGTTGCAGCGCACTACTATTGGCGTCATTCCAAGGATCGTATCGGCTTTCATCCCGTGACATATCAGAATATCAACGTTGGCGATGAGGATGCACATGGCTGGGATCTGCAGCTTGCGAAGCGCTTTGACTCACATGTGAGTGCACGCCTTGGCTATACGAACACGCATGTTGGTAAGACCGAACAGCGCAAAGCAAATGTTGATGGTTATTTGCCGACGCATCAGTGGAATATCGGTGTGGATTACAAGAATCGGAGATTCGACGCATCCTTGATGGCACGCGCCATGATTGACCGTCCGGGTCCCGTGGACAACGCTTTCCCGGAGACGTCGTACTGGGTCTGCGATTTCGGCATGAACTATAAGATCATGGAAACGACGAAGGTCTATCTCAAGGTCAACAATCTCTTCGATAAGTTCTATGCTGAGCGTTCCAATGTGAACTACGGTGGAGCCGGTCAGTGGTGGACGGCTCCGGGACGCAGCTTTGTCGTCGGCGTGGAGCATAGCTTCTAA
- a CDS encoding autotransporter outer membrane beta-barrel domain-containing protein, with translation MRKKARLKQLTLGIAAALLAGSWQVPAWAAEQGPIKEDTTLTADTEVKADKNTIKWNIVNGASAVYANSSLTLDMAGHDLKLDIRNLKNENNRASGLHIRPNATLTVHSDKNNASAANRLITINAHGNWKDADQHGGATSGIRFDEYAKKPMKADIHADVQINELWAGREFARGIWAPGKATLNLDGTFTIKPGAVYHYWTEAGLGNVKSPSTYGIHVTGESNTLNIRRVDIDDPKIQRGIQFGDEFNSAKDSVLRIGGGKLKIADNKARDQWLMWVKGSSKTYFNVNEAGTDAADQKTELAGPIHTENGGEVYLGLNGADSKWLGGTEAGATGKTTLFLKNGATWDTMNGGRGTRLARLSSTNGNEGNIFQNDAGKLTIDDYAGRQKIYYSHTGGDGTDTSHYTAGDTHIKKAAANSFVTMVTDRTNPAANEEQIHKTLNALAGKLYYDAAKSGEDHLTGRAMLAEGLTASSAEVKVERMKFSATTGQGSTDGTPAAPLPPVTPPGTTPGQPSTPPASAVLDTTQQIAEVGFDSMDLSEKWKNDGYGDDNGHYTFDKDVIIRTKASDNKVIPAQRYYTGGIVVDEEAPEGPVTVDMKAHRLTLNSTADSDERYASGIVATAGNLEIKRAGGIDINITGSKRSEHGIYAMATSRRDGRIVIENDDTAPHAVKIRNTSSGEKGNAITAKGASSRSALVDIKGLVDIEQDKENLLYASNDGEIRIGGGRMMAGANAKAVHITRQGKVFINARSAGDGVDAASTERDVKVEGNVLLEGNGGVFGAALNTEQSYIKGKIGSSGSGSTRLLLANGARWDNQSVGIGGDTIGRSHLTHLKSDGGAIHQNDTQDLTIDKFEGKAKLFYKHESDGTDTAHYKAGDTHIKSAAENAEITVATDADRVNLSDDAAVHKTLNALAGKLYYDAAATERHLKGKAMIAEGLTASSASKKLEDITFKANGQGSVKEDIGEGRQIAEGDWKGAVREQKYWDKKGVRSGSTYSFSNDAAFSPKLSDNPVKALNEYSRYDFGGILWGKGKNGSIHMNGHALNIDTGVGNVRTQSGERRGDESTGILVNGGTLELKSLGKTTIQAHNNGIHLVGDQRKGNANLYIKNQADADHAVKIMSKDKGIYLESYNGAARLEIDGMVDIDAPKGVVVDGGTLTIGGGRIVSKGDAALYVNSPGTAKINATMDGEGNVVPMHENRDVQIEGDIQVKAGSASAYIGLTTKNSILKGLFTTDMYTWPQNNWELASGNGYLVLKNGGTWEHTKFGTGRDKNGTAELGDSRVSRLNADGGIIRQKDKRNILIDDFRGNMKVMYEHENDGSKAADYKAGDVKIAAAKQGSEVTMVTDSKNITTSDEAQVRSVLDALAGKLYYDGARSGLRNLKGKAMIAEGLTASSISKRLADISFRSDSGQGYTNDTIENGNYKNFHGLNTGIDRNDYKPLTFDNFSGSARLYYKHVNDGTQTEDYGSDPAHKDPNKFYGDTHIKHAAANSSVTMVTDSNGVNLGDETAVRKTLNALAGKLYYDGYVNGERNLKGKAMIAEGLTGSAVSQQMDLDYWLSNGRAHVKPKDTTPLTGETIKKQIAEGNFDTNDTKAYWKGKGVYDGKGNYTFHRDIKLEVKAADKPVTSARDNKFGTIYWNGDVEGSIDMTGHRLDIKAGPGGHGLLPNEGPQAGWERTPNAITVYSGTLTIKNVKGMNIESDPKGSLYGRGIFVMGYPGGPGHMSGHGKAKLVIENDDKMENAVKIRVKNTGEDFGAIEARKNMGSAEVDIKGLVDIDSTMWRAIESHGARISIGGGIIKGTDVASIAAYDRGTVFVNSKFDGNGNVVATSNTRPVQITGDISSEGDGHIVLGLNNKNSFFKGMVSTDINGIDKQTQKWRYNPGNVSMLLANGAIWEHKQVGTGYHHKKETGSREKGIAMDSRVTRLQADKGILKQNDPHKITIDNYSGNMQLVYQHEGDGTKAEHYKAGDVHIKKAAENSSVTMVTDSNGLTLTDETQVYKTLNALAGKLYYDGYKTGERNLKGEAMISEGLVASSKTLKKANMDWSEASGQGSVKAPQPQPKPEPQPQPEPQPQPQPQPQPKPEPQPKPEPQPQPQPKPQPKPEPQPKPEPKPQPKPKIEYGDYETKLMSGVKSAMTASTMAWRAEANDLMKRMGDLRLSPEDEGVWARVYRGKSSSDKDKTNFEMNYTTIQVGYDKKVGDDWRVGVAGSYMKGTSSFAKGNGENKEGNLGIYGTWSGKNGEYVDLIAKIGRLSNEYTVYNDFNHYVKGDFHTWGGSLSAEYGRRINLNGGSFVEPQIELIYSHLNGVNYTGDTDYAGQKMYVRQGAMNSFVGRIGLGFGQETKSSTWFLKASLYHEFAGDLSTDYSDGTNPWKTTHQEGKDTWLGLQLGGTMKLSDKTSLYGTFEKTFGGDIKTDWRVDAGLRWSF, from the coding sequence ATGAGGAAAAAAGCGCGTCTGAAGCAACTGACTTTAGGCATTGCCGCAGCCTTGCTGGCAGGCTCATGGCAAGTGCCGGCGTGGGCGGCAGAGCAGGGACCGATCAAGGAAGATACGACGCTGACGGCGGATACCGAGGTCAAGGCAGATAAGAATACGATCAAGTGGAATATTGTGAATGGCGCATCGGCTGTTTATGCGAACAGCTCGCTTACGCTCGATATGGCAGGGCACGATCTCAAACTGGATATTCGCAATCTAAAGAATGAGAATAATCGCGCCTCGGGACTTCATATTCGCCCTAATGCAACGTTAACTGTTCATAGCGATAAGAACAATGCCAGTGCGGCAAACCGTCTCATCACCATCAATGCCCATGGAAACTGGAAGGATGCCGATCAGCATGGCGGTGCGACAAGCGGCATTCGGTTCGACGAATATGCAAAAAAACCGATGAAAGCGGATATCCATGCAGATGTGCAGATCAATGAGCTTTGGGCAGGCAGAGAATTTGCCCGCGGCATTTGGGCGCCGGGTAAAGCGACGCTCAATCTGGATGGCACGTTCACGATAAAACCGGGAGCCGTCTACCATTATTGGACGGAAGCCGGACTGGGGAACGTGAAATCACCGAGTACGTATGGTATTCATGTGACAGGAGAGAGTAATACGCTGAATATTCGTCGCGTGGATATTGACGATCCGAAGATCCAGCGCGGCATTCAGTTTGGTGATGAATTCAATTCTGCTAAAGACAGCGTTCTGCGCATCGGCGGCGGCAAGCTGAAGATTGCCGACAACAAGGCGCGCGATCAATGGTTGATGTGGGTGAAGGGATCGAGCAAAACCTATTTCAATGTGAATGAGGCGGGCACCGATGCTGCGGATCAAAAGACGGAGCTGGCAGGTCCCATTCATACGGAAAACGGCGGCGAAGTCTACCTCGGCCTTAATGGAGCGGATTCCAAATGGCTCGGCGGTACGGAAGCTGGCGCAACGGGAAAGACGACGCTCTTTTTGAAGAACGGCGCGACGTGGGATACGATGAACGGCGGGCGCGGCACGCGGCTTGCCCGACTCTCAAGCACGAATGGCAATGAGGGAAACATTTTCCAAAATGATGCAGGCAAGCTGACGATTGACGACTATGCGGGTCGGCAAAAGATCTACTACAGTCATACGGGCGGCGACGGCACAGACACATCGCACTACACGGCAGGTGATACGCACATCAAAAAGGCGGCGGCGAACTCTTTCGTCACGATGGTGACGGACCGCACAAATCCTGCAGCGAATGAAGAACAGATTCATAAAACGCTCAACGCACTCGCAGGTAAGCTCTACTACGATGCAGCAAAGAGCGGGGAAGACCATCTCACGGGTCGGGCAATGCTCGCGGAAGGCTTGACGGCATCTTCGGCAGAAGTCAAGGTCGAGCGCATGAAGTTCTCTGCGACGACTGGGCAAGGCAGCACGGACGGTACGCCCGCTGCTCCCTTGCCGCCTGTTACGCCGCCAGGCACGACGCCTGGACAGCCATCTACGCCGCCCGCTTCTGCCGTGCTGGATACGACGCAGCAGATTGCAGAAGTCGGTTTTGACAGCATGGATCTGAGCGAGAAGTGGAAGAATGATGGCTACGGCGATGACAACGGGCACTATACCTTTGACAAGGACGTCATCATTCGCACGAAGGCGAGCGACAACAAGGTGATCCCTGCGCAGCGATATTATACGGGCGGTATCGTGGTTGATGAGGAGGCTCCTGAAGGGCCTGTCACTGTCGATATGAAGGCTCATAGGCTGACGCTGAACAGTACGGCGGACTCGGATGAAAGATATGCGAGCGGTATCGTGGCGACTGCCGGAAATCTGGAAATCAAGCGTGCGGGCGGCATCGATATCAATATTACGGGCAGCAAGCGCTCAGAACACGGCATCTATGCCATGGCAACCAGTCGCAGAGATGGCCGTATCGTCATAGAAAACGACGATACAGCACCGCATGCAGTTAAGATTCGCAATACATCGAGCGGGGAAAAAGGCAACGCCATCACGGCAAAAGGTGCATCATCGAGAAGCGCCCTCGTCGACATCAAGGGGCTTGTCGATATCGAGCAGGATAAGGAAAATCTTCTCTATGCCTCGAATGACGGCGAAATCCGTATCGGCGGCGGACGCATGATGGCCGGAGCGAATGCGAAAGCCGTGCATATCACGAGGCAAGGCAAGGTATTCATCAATGCGAGAAGCGCCGGTGACGGCGTTGACGCTGCTTCGACGGAGCGCGATGTCAAGGTCGAAGGCAACGTGTTGCTTGAGGGCAATGGCGGCGTCTTCGGTGCAGCGCTCAATACGGAACAGTCCTACATCAAGGGAAAGATTGGCAGCTCGGGCAGCGGGAGTACTCGTCTTCTGCTGGCAAATGGTGCGCGTTGGGATAATCAGTCGGTCGGTATCGGCGGCGATACGATTGGCAGGAGTCATTTGACACATTTGAAGTCGGACGGCGGCGCGATTCACCAGAATGATACGCAGGATCTCACCATTGACAAGTTCGAAGGCAAAGCAAAGCTGTTCTATAAGCATGAAAGCGACGGCACGGACACCGCCCATTACAAAGCGGGCGACACGCATATCAAGAGTGCGGCGGAAAATGCTGAAATCACGGTCGCCACAGATGCTGATCGTGTGAATCTGTCGGACGATGCTGCGGTCCATAAGACGCTGAACGCGCTTGCGGGCAAGCTCTACTACGATGCTGCCGCTACCGAGCGCCATCTCAAGGGCAAGGCAATGATCGCCGAAGGACTGACTGCTTCATCGGCGTCGAAGAAGTTGGAGGATATCACCTTCAAAGCAAATGGACAGGGAAGCGTCAAGGAAGATATCGGCGAAGGACGTCAGATTGCGGAGGGCGACTGGAAAGGTGCAGTCCGTGAGCAGAAGTATTGGGACAAGAAGGGCGTTCGCAGCGGCTCGACCTACAGCTTCAGCAACGACGCTGCATTTTCTCCCAAGCTCAGCGACAATCCCGTCAAGGCGCTGAACGAGTACAGCCGCTATGATTTCGGTGGTATCTTGTGGGGCAAAGGAAAGAACGGCAGTATCCATATGAATGGGCATGCGCTGAATATTGATACCGGAGTCGGCAATGTCCGTACGCAATCGGGAGAGCGTCGCGGCGACGAGTCCACCGGCATTCTGGTGAACGGTGGTACGCTTGAGCTGAAGTCGCTCGGCAAGACGACGATTCAGGCGCACAACAACGGCATCCATCTGGTAGGTGATCAGAGGAAGGGGAATGCGAACCTCTATATCAAGAATCAGGCAGATGCAGATCATGCCGTGAAAATTATGTCTAAGGACAAGGGCATCTATCTCGAAAGCTACAACGGCGCTGCGCGGTTGGAAATCGACGGCATGGTCGATATTGATGCACCGAAAGGCGTGGTCGTCGATGGAGGCACGCTCACCATCGGCGGCGGCAGAATCGTCTCGAAGGGTGATGCGGCGCTTTATGTAAACTCGCCCGGTACGGCAAAGATCAATGCGACGATGGATGGTGAAGGTAACGTCGTCCCCATGCACGAGAATCGCGATGTGCAGATTGAGGGCGATATACAGGTGAAAGCAGGATCTGCCTCCGCTTATATCGGTCTGACGACGAAGAATTCCATCCTCAAGGGACTCTTTACTACCGATATGTACACATGGCCACAGAATAATTGGGAATTGGCGTCGGGCAATGGCTATCTCGTTCTCAAGAACGGTGGTACGTGGGAACATACGAAGTTCGGCACGGGCAGGGATAAGAATGGTACGGCGGAGCTGGGCGACAGCCGTGTCAGCCGCCTTAATGCCGACGGCGGCATCATCCGCCAGAAGGACAAGCGCAACATCCTCATCGACGACTTCCGCGGCAATATGAAGGTGATGTACGAGCATGAGAACGACGGTTCGAAAGCAGCGGACTACAAAGCGGGCGATGTCAAGATTGCGGCGGCAAAGCAAGGCTCCGAGGTCACGATGGTCACGGACAGCAAGAACATCACAACATCGGACGAAGCGCAAGTCCGAAGCGTGCTGGATGCACTCGCAGGCAAGCTCTATTATGATGGTGCAAGATCCGGTCTGCGAAACCTCAAGGGCAAGGCGATGATTGCTGAGGGACTGACGGCATCGTCAATTTCGAAGCGGCTGGCAGATATATCCTTCCGTTCGGACAGTGGCCAGGGGTATACGAATGATACCATAGAGAATGGGAACTACAAGAATTTCCACGGTCTGAATACCGGCATTGACCGCAACGACTATAAGCCGCTTACGTTTGATAATTTCTCCGGCAGTGCACGACTCTACTACAAGCATGTCAATGACGGCACGCAGACGGAGGACTATGGCAGCGATCCGGCCCATAAAGATCCCAACAAGTTCTACGGCGATACACATATCAAGCATGCTGCCGCGAACTCTTCGGTCACGATGGTGACGGACAGCAACGGTGTCAATCTCGGCGATGAGACTGCGGTGCGCAAGACGCTCAATGCGCTTGCAGGCAAGCTGTATTACGATGGTTACGTCAATGGTGAGCGCAATCTCAAGGGCAAGGCGATGATCGCTGAAGGGCTGACGGGATCTGCCGTTTCGCAGCAGATGGATCTCGACTACTGGCTGTCAAACGGGCGCGCTCATGTAAAGCCCAAAGATACAACTCCTTTGACGGGTGAAACGATTAAGAAGCAAATTGCCGAAGGCAATTTCGATACGAACGATACCAAGGCATATTGGAAAGGCAAGGGCGTTTACGACGGCAAGGGGAACTATACCTTCCATCGCGACATCAAGCTTGAGGTAAAGGCGGCGGATAAGCCCGTCACTTCGGCGAGGGACAATAAGTTCGGGACGATCTATTGGAACGGCGACGTTGAAGGTTCGATTGATATGACGGGGCATCGCCTCGACATCAAGGCAGGTCCCGGCGGTCATGGCCTTCTGCCGAACGAAGGCCCGCAGGCAGGCTGGGAGCGCACGCCGAATGCCATCACCGTCTACAGCGGCACGCTTACGATCAAGAATGTCAAGGGCATGAATATCGAGTCGGATCCGAAGGGCAGTCTCTACGGACGCGGCATCTTCGTCATGGGTTATCCGGGCGGTCCGGGACACATGAGCGGTCATGGAAAAGCAAAGCTTGTGATTGAGAACGACGACAAGATGGAAAATGCCGTCAAAATCCGCGTGAAGAATACAGGTGAGGATTTCGGTGCGATCGAAGCTCGCAAGAATATGGGCAGCGCGGAGGTCGATATCAAGGGACTCGTGGACATCGACTCGACGATGTGGCGTGCGATTGAGTCGCATGGTGCGAGAATCTCCATCGGCGGCGGCATTATCAAGGGTACTGATGTCGCGTCCATCGCTGCTTATGACCGTGGCACAGTATTCGTCAATTCTAAGTTTGATGGGAATGGCAATGTGGTCGCGACTTCGAATACGCGTCCTGTACAGATTACGGGCGATATCAGCTCGGAGGGCGATGGTCATATCGTCTTGGGATTGAATAATAAGAATTCCTTCTTCAAGGGAATGGTATCGACTGACATCAATGGGATTGACAAGCAGACGCAGAAATGGCGCTACAACCCCGGCAATGTTTCCATGCTGCTCGCCAACGGTGCAATATGGGAACATAAGCAGGTCGGCACTGGCTATCATCACAAGAAGGAAACCGGCTCTAGAGAAAAGGGCATTGCTATGGATAGCCGCGTCACTCGTCTGCAGGCAGACAAGGGCATCTTGAAGCAGAACGATCCGCACAAGATCACGATTGACAACTACTCCGGCAATATGCAGCTCGTCTATCAGCATGAAGGCGACGGCACGAAAGCCGAGCACTATAAGGCGGGCGATGTGCATATCAAGAAAGCGGCGGAGAATTCTTCGGTCACGATGGTGACGGACAGCAACGGTCTTACGTTGACGGACGAGACGCAAGTCTACAAGACGCTCAATGCACTCGCAGGAAAGCTCTACTACGACGGATATAAGACGGGGGAGAGGAATCTCAAAGGCGAGGCGATGATCTCTGAAGGTCTGGTCGCCTCATCCAAGACGCTGAAAAAGGCAAATATGGATTGGTCGGAAGCGAGCGGTCAAGGTTCGGTAAAGGCTCCGCAGCCACAGCCGAAGCCAGAGCCGCAGCCACAGCCAGAGCCGCAGCCGCAGCCACAGCCACAGCCACAGCCGAAGCCAGAGCCGCAGCCGAAGCCAGAGCCGCAGCCACAGCCACAGCCGAAGCCGCAGCCGAAGCCAGAGCCGCAGCCGAAGCCAGAGCCGAAACCGCAGCCGAAGCCGAAAATTGAGTATGGCGACTACGAGACGAAACTCATGAGCGGCGTCAAGTCGGCGATGACGGCATCGACGATGGCGTGGCGTGCCGAGGCGAACGACCTTATGAAGCGCATGGGCGATCTCAGACTTTCGCCAGAAGATGAGGGCGTTTGGGCGCGTGTCTACCGCGGCAAGTCGTCGAGCGACAAGGACAAGACGAACTTCGAGATGAACTACACGACGATCCAGGTCGGTTACGACAAGAAGGTTGGAGACGACTGGCGTGTCGGCGTTGCTGGAAGCTACATGAAGGGAACATCTTCCTTTGCAAAAGGCAATGGCGAAAACAAGGAAGGCAACCTCGGCATTTATGGCACATGGTCGGGCAAGAACGGCGAATATGTCGATCTCATTGCAAAGATCGGCAGACTCTCTAATGAGTACACGGTCTACAACGACTTCAATCACTATGTCAAGGGCGACTTCCACACCTGGGGCGGTTCACTCTCGGCAGAGTACGGCAGACGTATCAACCTGAATGGCGGCAGTTTCGTCGAGCCGCAGATCGAGCTGATCTACAGCCATCTGAACGGTGTCAACTACACGGGTGATACGGACTATGCCGGACAGAAGATGTATGTACGCCAAGGCGCGATGAACAGCTTCGTCGGGCGCATTGGTCTTGGCTTCGGTCAAGAAACGAAGAGCAGCACATGGTTCCTCAAAGCGTCGCTCTATCATGAATTCGCGGGCGATCTCTCGACGGATTACTCTGACGGGACGAATCCGTGGAAAACGACGCATCAAGAAGGAAAGGATACATGGCTTGGTCTCCAGCTCGGCGGCACGATGAAGCTCAGTGACAAAACGAGCCTCTATGGCACATTTGAAAAGACATTCGGCGGCGACATCAAGACTGATTGGCGCGTCGACGCAGGCCTTCGCTGGAGTTTCTAA